One genomic region from Ptychodera flava strain L36383 chromosome 14, AS_Pfla_20210202, whole genome shotgun sequence encodes:
- the LOC139149201 gene encoding adenine phosphoribosyltransferase-like isoform X1 has protein sequence MYIIALMAEKKEKNWYISLMAPNQKGAGFAWLDPTRLYANAQALQDCIADLLEPFDASEIDLVAGIDSVGFILGTGIAIKLNKPMLAIRKKGGLCVKTFGEKYVDYQKTPKELEIRQDAFPEGTKVLIVDQWIETGGTMQAAVNLVERLKGKVAGMAAIAIESNKHEKAKELTMKYKCSHVIPSHLQSQIDNQYLESFKVFEDGKAGYAYNP, from the exons ATGTATATAATTGCCCT GATGGCTGAGAAGAAAGAAAAGAACTGGTACATATCATTGATGGCTCCAAATCAAAAGGGTGCTGGTTTTGCATGGTTAGATCCTACAAGATTGTATGCAAATGCACAG GCACTTCAAGATTGTATAGCAGACTTACTAGAGCCATTTGATGCCAGTGAAATTGATTTGGTTGCTGGCATTGACTCAGTTGGCTTCATACTAG GTACTGGCATTGCCATAAAGCTGAATAAGCCTATGCTGGCAATAAGGAAGAAAGGTGGTCTCTGTGTAAAAACATTTGGAGAAAAATATGTTGATTATCAAAAGACACCGAAAGAGTTGGAGATAAGGCAAGATGCCTTTCCAGAAG GAACCAAGGTTCTTATTGTCGATCAATGGATTGAAACAGGAGGCACAATGCAAGCTGCTGTTAACCTTGTAGAAAGACTTAAAGGAAAAGTGGCAG GTATGGCTGCAATTGCCATTGAAAGCAACAAACATGAGAAAGCCAAGGAACTCaccatgaaatataaatgttCCCATGTAATCCCAAGCCATCTCCAGTCACAGATTGACAACCAGTATCTGGAAAGCTTCAAGGTGTTTGAAGACGGAAAAGCTGGATATGCTTACAATCCATGA
- the LOC139149201 gene encoding adenine phosphoribosyltransferase-like isoform X2, which yields MAEKKEKNWYISLMAPNQKGAGFAWLDPTRLYANAQALQDCIADLLEPFDASEIDLVAGIDSVGFILGTGIAIKLNKPMLAIRKKGGLCVKTFGEKYVDYQKTPKELEIRQDAFPEGTKVLIVDQWIETGGTMQAAVNLVERLKGKVAGMAAIAIESNKHEKAKELTMKYKCSHVIPSHLQSQIDNQYLESFKVFEDGKAGYAYNP from the exons ATGGCTGAGAAGAAAGAAAAGAACTGGTACATATCATTGATGGCTCCAAATCAAAAGGGTGCTGGTTTTGCATGGTTAGATCCTACAAGATTGTATGCAAATGCACAG GCACTTCAAGATTGTATAGCAGACTTACTAGAGCCATTTGATGCCAGTGAAATTGATTTGGTTGCTGGCATTGACTCAGTTGGCTTCATACTAG GTACTGGCATTGCCATAAAGCTGAATAAGCCTATGCTGGCAATAAGGAAGAAAGGTGGTCTCTGTGTAAAAACATTTGGAGAAAAATATGTTGATTATCAAAAGACACCGAAAGAGTTGGAGATAAGGCAAGATGCCTTTCCAGAAG GAACCAAGGTTCTTATTGTCGATCAATGGATTGAAACAGGAGGCACAATGCAAGCTGCTGTTAACCTTGTAGAAAGACTTAAAGGAAAAGTGGCAG GTATGGCTGCAATTGCCATTGAAAGCAACAAACATGAGAAAGCCAAGGAACTCaccatgaaatataaatgttCCCATGTAATCCCAAGCCATCTCCAGTCACAGATTGACAACCAGTATCTGGAAAGCTTCAAGGTGTTTGAAGACGGAAAAGCTGGATATGCTTACAATCCATGA